From one Streptomyces sp. SCSIO 30461 genomic stretch:
- a CDS encoding SCO4848 family membrane protein, with the protein MKLSRPVSWFLLVFGVWSWVIWVTFIKNLWQDAGGLAFDAAGDPTAYFWVHLLLAITSFLLGTVIGAIGLRGLRALRHDHETAANHENHG; encoded by the coding sequence ATGAAGCTCAGCCGCCCCGTCTCCTGGTTCCTGCTCGTGTTCGGGGTATGGAGCTGGGTCATCTGGGTCACTTTCATCAAGAACCTGTGGCAGGACGCCGGCGGGCTCGCCTTCGACGCCGCGGGTGACCCGACTGCCTACTTCTGGGTCCATCTGCTGCTCGCCATCACGTCCTTTCTCCTGGGGACGGTGATCGGGGCCATCGGGTTGCGTGGTCTGCGGGCCTTGCGCCACGACCACGAGACCGCTGCGAACCACGAGAACCACGGGTAA
- a CDS encoding 2'-5' RNA ligase family protein yields the protein MGTVTLGVSIAVPEPFGSLLQQRRAGFGDAAAYGIPTHVTLLPPTEVDASALPSVEGHLSRVAAVGRSFPMRLRGTGTFRPLSPVVFVKVVEGATDCTRLQQQVREPSGPLARELHFPYHPHVTIAHGIADEAMDLAYEELAGYEAVWTCASFALYEQGSDAVWRKLREYDFGGGGSGLHNVPPQGTAVDSDAPAPAPR from the coding sequence GTGGGGACCGTAACGCTCGGCGTTTCGATCGCGGTCCCGGAGCCGTTCGGCAGCCTGCTCCAGCAGCGGCGCGCGGGCTTCGGTGACGCCGCCGCGTACGGCATTCCCACACATGTCACCCTGCTCCCGCCCACCGAGGTCGACGCCTCGGCGCTGCCCTCCGTCGAGGGGCATTTGAGCAGGGTGGCCGCCGTGGGGCGGTCCTTCCCGATGCGGCTGCGCGGCACCGGCACGTTCCGCCCGCTGTCGCCCGTCGTCTTCGTCAAGGTCGTCGAGGGAGCGACGGACTGCACCCGGCTCCAGCAGCAGGTCAGGGAGCCGTCCGGCCCGCTGGCCAGGGAGCTCCACTTCCCGTACCACCCGCATGTGACCATCGCCCACGGCATCGCCGATGAGGCCATGGACCTGGCGTACGAAGAGCTCGCGGGCTACGAGGCGGTGTGGACCTGCGCCTCCTTCGCGTTGTACGAGCAGGGTTCGGACGCCGTGTGGCGCAAGCTGCGGGAGTACGACTTCGGGGGCGGCGGATCCGGACTGCACAATGTGCCTCCGCAGGGCACCGCCGTCGATTCCGACGCCCCGGCGCCCGCGCCCAGGTAG
- a CDS encoding D-alanyl-D-alanine carboxypeptidase, protein MSALKKTALTVIAAVLLPSIAASPALAATTAPKAAAGATKADPKAPNPPAQMSTVGGTQLGVPGTQVNLGASAPVLPKDLSARSWIVADAESGDVLASHNAHWRLAPASTLKMLFADTLLPRMNKDDVHTVTREELMGVGEGSSLVGVKEKQSYTVHDLWLGVFLRSGNDAVHVLSAMNGGIDQTVRDMQDHAEELQALDTQVVTPDGYDETGQVSSAYDLTLIARSGLQKKDFREYCSTVRARFPGEKKPGKARPTFEIQNTNRLLTGASGVNAYQGIAGVKNGNTTHAGATFTGVAERNGRVLLVTVMNPSSKESQAVYKETERLLDWGFAAAGKVEPVGELVPPRSAVTGPSGGSQSTSGGGGGDSEGSGDGDANGEGVKNGAEPEHASAAAHEGSSGVGVALAITGGVLVLLAGGGLLVNRRWPLPDLVRRLPRR, encoded by the coding sequence GTGTCTGCTTTGAAAAAGACCGCATTGACGGTCATCGCCGCCGTACTGCTGCCTTCGATCGCCGCCTCCCCCGCGCTCGCGGCCACCACGGCGCCCAAGGCAGCGGCCGGTGCCACCAAGGCGGACCCCAAGGCTCCGAATCCGCCCGCGCAGATGTCGACAGTCGGCGGTACTCAGCTCGGTGTCCCGGGCACCCAGGTCAACCTCGGCGCCAGCGCCCCGGTGCTGCCCAAGGACCTGTCGGCCCGCTCCTGGATCGTCGCGGACGCGGAGAGCGGCGACGTGCTCGCGTCCCACAACGCGCACTGGCGGCTCGCCCCCGCCTCCACGCTGAAGATGCTGTTCGCGGACACCCTGCTGCCCAGGATGAACAAGGACGACGTGCACACGGTCACCCGTGAAGAGCTGATGGGGGTGGGCGAGGGCAGCAGCCTCGTCGGGGTCAAGGAGAAGCAGTCCTACACCGTCCACGACCTCTGGCTCGGCGTCTTCCTGCGTTCGGGCAACGACGCCGTCCATGTCCTCTCCGCGATGAACGGCGGGATCGACCAGACCGTACGGGACATGCAGGACCACGCGGAGGAACTGCAGGCCCTCGACACCCAGGTGGTCACCCCGGACGGCTACGACGAGACGGGCCAGGTGTCGAGCGCGTACGACCTGACGCTGATCGCCCGCAGCGGTCTCCAGAAGAAGGACTTCCGCGAGTACTGTTCGACCGTACGCGCCCGGTTCCCCGGCGAGAAGAAACCGGGGAAGGCGCGGCCGACCTTCGAGATCCAGAACACCAACAGGCTGCTCACCGGCGCATCCGGCGTCAACGCCTACCAGGGCATCGCGGGCGTCAAGAACGGCAACACCACCCACGCGGGCGCGACCTTCACCGGAGTGGCCGAGCGGAACGGCAGGGTGCTCCTCGTCACGGTGATGAACCCGTCGTCGAAGGAGAGCCAGGCGGTCTACAAGGAGACCGAGCGCCTGCTCGACTGGGGCTTCGCCGCCGCCGGCAAGGTGGAGCCGGTCGGCGAACTGGTCCCGCCCAGGTCCGCGGTGACCGGCCCATCGGGCGGCTCGCAGTCGACCTCCGGTGGTGGCGGTGGCGACAGCGAAGGCAGCGGCGACGGAGACGCGAACGGGGAGGGCGTGAAGAACGGCGCCGAGCCCGAGCACGCCTCCGCAGCGGCACACGAGGGCTCCAGCGGAGTCGGAGTCGCGCTCGCCATCACCGGCGGCGTGCTGGTGCTGCTGGCCGGCGGGGGGCTCCTGGTCAACCGGCGCTGGCCGCTGCCCGATCTGGTCCGCCGCCTCCCTCGCCGCTAG
- a CDS encoding phosphatase PAP2 family protein: MPGLASLPYWVHADQRLLTALRDCGRDQRVAAVARAFSHGGEHGAVWLAAGLVCAAADRERRQGWLRGTALVGAAHLASMGVKRLVRRPRPRLPCLEPLVKTLSRHSFPSSHATAAAAATVAFGALRPAGGRLVPPLAAAVCVSRLVVGVHYPTDVAAGALLGGLTARLGAGWLRSAPVAGGRARGRGRGDARDGGGGGHG, translated from the coding sequence ATGCCGGGCTTGGCGTCCTTGCCGTACTGGGTGCACGCCGACCAGCGTCTGCTGACGGCCCTGCGCGACTGCGGGCGGGATCAGCGCGTGGCCGCCGTGGCCCGTGCCTTCTCGCACGGCGGCGAGCACGGCGCGGTGTGGCTTGCGGCGGGCCTGGTGTGCGCTGCTGCGGACCGGGAACGCCGCCAGGGTTGGCTGCGCGGCACCGCGCTGGTGGGCGCGGCCCACTTGGCGAGCATGGGCGTCAAACGCCTTGTCCGGCGTCCGCGCCCCCGCCTTCCCTGTCTCGAACCGCTGGTGAAGACCCTGAGCCGGCACTCGTTCCCCAGCTCGCACGCCACTGCCGCGGCCGCGGCGACGGTCGCCTTCGGCGCCCTGCGCCCGGCGGGGGGACGGCTGGTGCCGCCGTTGGCCGCCGCGGTGTGCGTCTCCCGGCTGGTCGTCGGGGTCCACTACCCGACCGATGTGGCCGCGGGTGCGCTGCTGGGCGGGCTGACGGCACGTCTGGGTGCGGGCTGGCTGCGGTCCGCGCCGGTCGCCGGAGGCAGAGCGCGCGGCAGGGGCAGGGGTGACGCCAGGGACGGCGGAGGAGGCGGTCATGGCTGA
- the trpS gene encoding tryptophan--tRNA ligase, whose amino-acid sequence MASDSPRVLSGIQPTSGSFHLGNYLGAVRQWVALQETHDAFYMVVDLHAITVPQDPAELRANTRLAAAQLLAAGLDPERCTLFIQSHVPEHAQLGWVMNCLTGFGEASRMTQFKDKSAKQGADRATVGLFTYPILQVADILLYQANEVPVGEDQRQHIELTRDLAERFNGRFGQTFKVPSAYILKETAKIYDLQDPSGKMSKSAANPKGLINLLDEPKATAKKVKSAVTDTETVIRFDAERKPGVSNLLTIMSTLTGTAIADLEQSYEGKGYGALKTDLAEIMVDFVTPFRDRTQEYLGDPETLDAILAKGAEKARAVAAETLSQAYERVGFLPAKH is encoded by the coding sequence ATGGCCTCTGACAGTCCTCGCGTGCTTTCCGGAATCCAGCCCACCTCAGGTTCGTTCCACCTGGGCAACTACCTGGGCGCGGTCCGCCAGTGGGTGGCGTTGCAGGAGACCCACGACGCCTTCTACATGGTCGTGGACCTCCACGCGATCACGGTTCCCCAGGACCCGGCGGAGCTGCGAGCCAACACGCGGCTCGCTGCAGCCCAGCTGCTCGCGGCGGGTCTCGACCCCGAGCGCTGCACGCTGTTCATCCAGAGCCACGTGCCCGAGCACGCCCAGCTCGGCTGGGTGATGAACTGCCTCACCGGCTTCGGCGAGGCGTCCCGGATGACCCAGTTCAAGGACAAGTCCGCCAAGCAGGGCGCCGACCGTGCCACGGTCGGGCTCTTCACCTATCCGATCCTCCAGGTCGCGGACATCCTGCTCTACCAGGCCAACGAGGTACCGGTCGGCGAGGACCAGCGTCAGCACATCGAGCTCACGCGCGATCTCGCCGAGCGTTTCAACGGCCGCTTCGGACAGACGTTCAAGGTCCCGTCGGCGTACATCCTGAAGGAGACGGCGAAGATCTACGACCTTCAGGACCCGTCCGGCAAGATGAGCAAGTCGGCGGCCAACCCCAAGGGCCTGATCAACCTGCTCGACGAGCCGAAGGCGACGGCCAAGAAGGTCAAGAGCGCGGTCACCGACACGGAGACCGTGATCCGCTTCGACGCCGAGCGCAAGCCGGGTGTCAGCAACCTGCTCACCATCATGTCCACCCTCACCGGTACGGCCATCGCCGATCTTGAACAGAGCTACGAGGGCAAGGGCTACGGCGCGCTGAAGACCGACCTCGCCGAGATCATGGTGGACTTCGTGACGCCGTTCCGGGACCGCACCCAGGAGTACCTGGGAGACCCGGAGACTTTGGACGCGATCCTGGCCAAGGGTGCGGAGAAGGCCCGCGCGGTCGCCGCCGAGACCCTTTCCCAGGCCTATGAGCGGGTGGGTTTCCTGCCGGCCAAGCACTGA
- a CDS encoding FAD-binding oxidoreductase produces MPADCSAESRAAESGDAATAPPASPVTVTGWGRTAPSAARLVIRPRTHEEAVEAVRHCGGRGSIARGLGRAYGDAAQNAGGAVVDMTGLARIRTVDAEAGIVVCDAGVSLHQLTEVLLPLGWFVPVTPGTRYVTVGGAIGADIHGKNHHVCGSFTRHVRSLELLTADGEVRVAVPGTDLFDATAGGMGLTGVILSATLGLHPVETSLMSVDTERTLDLDDLMVRLTAGDNRYRYSVAWIDLLARGGSTGRAILTRGDHAPLDALPPHTLRQPLEFRPRRLPAAPGFTGLAPDFVPRGLIGRTSVSWFNELWYRRAPRSRTGELQPVSTFFHPLDGVPHWNRIYGRSGFVQYQFVVGFGQEEALHRIVRRIARHRCPAFLAVLKRFGEADAGWLSFPRPGWTLALDVPAWLPGLDTLLDALDEDVADAGGRVYLAKDSRLRPELLAAMYPEAERFRTLRAELDPRGVFVSDLSRRLSL; encoded by the coding sequence ATGCCCGCCGACTGCTCCGCCGAGTCCCGTGCCGCCGAATCCGGTGACGCCGCCACTGCCCCCCCTGCGAGCCCCGTCACCGTGACCGGCTGGGGCCGCACCGCCCCGTCCGCCGCGCGACTGGTCATCCGCCCCCGCACCCACGAGGAGGCGGTGGAAGCCGTACGCCACTGCGGCGGACGCGGTTCCATCGCACGCGGTCTGGGACGGGCGTACGGTGACGCAGCGCAGAACGCGGGCGGCGCCGTGGTCGACATGACCGGCCTCGCCCGCATCAGGACCGTTGACGCCGAAGCGGGCATCGTGGTGTGCGACGCGGGTGTCAGCCTGCACCAGTTGACGGAGGTGCTGCTGCCACTCGGCTGGTTCGTCCCGGTCACCCCCGGGACCCGCTATGTGACCGTCGGCGGGGCCATCGGCGCCGACATCCACGGCAAGAACCACCATGTCTGCGGCTCCTTCACCCGCCATGTCCGCTCGCTGGAACTGCTCACCGCCGACGGCGAAGTCCGTGTCGCCGTGCCCGGCACCGACCTGTTCGACGCGACGGCGGGCGGTATGGGCCTGACCGGGGTCATCCTGTCCGCCACGCTCGGGCTGCACCCCGTCGAGACGTCCCTGATGTCCGTCGACACGGAACGGACCCTGGACCTGGACGATCTGATGGTCCGGCTCACCGCCGGCGACAACCGCTACCGCTACTCGGTCGCCTGGATCGACCTGCTCGCGCGCGGCGGATCGACCGGCCGCGCGATCCTCACCCGCGGGGACCACGCGCCGCTCGACGCCCTTCCGCCGCACACCCTGCGGCAGCCTCTGGAGTTCCGGCCGCGACGGCTGCCCGCCGCCCCCGGATTCACCGGCCTCGCGCCGGACTTCGTACCGCGGGGGCTCATCGGCCGCACATCGGTGTCCTGGTTCAACGAGCTCTGGTACCGCAGGGCTCCTCGTTCACGTACGGGTGAACTCCAGCCGGTCTCGACGTTCTTCCACCCACTGGACGGCGTACCGCACTGGAACCGGATCTACGGGCGCAGTGGCTTCGTGCAGTACCAGTTCGTGGTCGGGTTCGGTCAGGAGGAGGCACTGCACCGGATCGTGCGGCGGATCGCACGGCACCGCTGTCCGGCGTTCCTCGCGGTGCTGAAGCGATTCGGCGAAGCCGACGCGGGCTGGCTGTCGTTCCCCCGGCCCGGCTGGACACTCGCCCTGGACGTCCCGGCATGGCTGCCCGGTCTCGACACGCTGCTCGACGCGTTGGACGAGGACGTGGCGGACGCCGGTGGACGGGTGTACCTGGCGAAGGACTCCCGGTTGCGGCCCGAACTGCTGGCGGCGATGTACCCGGAGGCGGAGCGCTTCCGGACGCTGCGCGCGGAGCTCGATCCGCGCGGGGTGTTCGTCTCGGACCTGTCCCGCCGCCTGTCCCTGTAG
- a CDS encoding decaprenylphospho-beta-D-erythro-pentofuranosid-2-ulose 2-reductase — MKDAFGAPQSLLVLGGTSEIGLATARRLLARRTRTVWLAGRPSPAMDEAADSLRTLGADVRTVPFDALEPARHEEVLGKVFTEGDIDMVLLAFGVLGDQARDEAQPLSAVQVAQTNYTGAVSAGLVCAAALQAQGHGSLVVLSSVAGERARRANFIYGSSKAGLDAFAQGLGDALHGTGVHVMVVRPGFVRSKMTAGLPEAPLATTPETVALAIETGLRRRTETVWVPGRLRVVMSALRHVPRAVFRRLPV, encoded by the coding sequence ATGAAGGACGCATTCGGCGCACCGCAGTCCCTGCTCGTCCTCGGAGGCACATCCGAGATCGGCCTGGCCACCGCCCGCCGGCTGCTGGCGCGGCGTACGCGCACGGTCTGGCTGGCCGGGCGGCCGTCCCCCGCCATGGACGAGGCCGCGGACTCGCTCCGGACCCTGGGCGCGGATGTGCGCACCGTGCCGTTCGACGCCCTCGAACCCGCACGGCACGAGGAGGTGCTGGGCAAGGTCTTCACCGAAGGCGACATCGACATGGTGCTGCTCGCCTTCGGTGTACTCGGCGACCAGGCGCGGGACGAGGCCCAACCGCTCTCGGCGGTACAGGTAGCCCAGACCAACTACACCGGCGCGGTCTCAGCCGGTCTGGTCTGCGCAGCGGCACTCCAGGCCCAGGGGCACGGCTCGCTGGTCGTGCTCTCGTCGGTGGCGGGCGAGCGGGCCCGCCGGGCCAACTTCATCTACGGGTCGTCCAAGGCGGGTCTGGACGCCTTCGCGCAGGGTCTCGGCGACGCGCTGCACGGGACCGGTGTGCATGTGATGGTGGTCAGGCCCGGGTTCGTACGGTCCAAGATGACGGCCGGGCTGCCCGAGGCACCGCTGGCGACGACTCCGGAGACGGTCGCCCTGGCCATCGAGACGGGGTTGCGGCGGCGTACCGAGACGGTGTGGGTGCCGGGGCGGCTGCGGGTGGTGATGTCGGCGTTGAGGCATGTACCGCGCGCGGTGTTCCGGCGGCTGCCCGTGTGA
- a CDS encoding decaprenyl-phosphate phosphoribosyltransferase: MAEPGTVVLDQPERRPDGLGTTATAPARRRTGGVLTGLLRTARPHQWIKNVLVAAAPVAAGELASWDTAAQLGLVFVLFTTAASSVYLINDARDAEADRAHPVKCRRPVAAGEVPVSAAYTTGALLSLATIGASVALCNALTAALLSAYVAMQLAYCVRLKHVLVVDLAVVTTGFLMRAMTGGVALSIPLSRWFLITAGFGALFMVAAKRYSEAVRMADAGGATRALLTSYTTGYLRFVWQLAAGVAVLGYCLWALESGDAATVNGSLLPWRQLSMIAFTLGVLRYAVFADRGAAGAPEEVVLRDRPLAVIGLVWLAMYGMAVAGV, from the coding sequence ATGGCTGAGCCCGGTACGGTCGTCCTGGACCAGCCGGAGCGGCGCCCGGACGGCCTCGGTACCACCGCGACCGCCCCCGCCCGCCGCCGTACGGGCGGCGTGCTCACCGGACTGCTCAGGACTGCCCGCCCGCACCAGTGGATCAAGAACGTCCTGGTGGCTGCGGCCCCCGTGGCGGCCGGCGAGCTCGCCTCCTGGGACACGGCCGCCCAACTGGGCCTGGTCTTCGTACTCTTCACGACGGCCGCTTCATCGGTCTATCTGATCAATGATGCGCGCGATGCCGAAGCCGACCGCGCCCATCCGGTGAAGTGCCGCCGCCCGGTGGCCGCGGGCGAGGTCCCCGTATCCGCCGCCTACACCACGGGCGCGTTGCTCTCGCTGGCGACGATCGGCGCCTCCGTGGCGCTGTGCAACGCGCTGACCGCCGCGCTGCTCAGCGCCTACGTCGCGATGCAGCTTGCCTACTGCGTACGGCTCAAGCACGTCCTCGTGGTGGACCTGGCCGTGGTCACCACCGGATTCCTGATGCGGGCCATGACCGGCGGGGTGGCGCTGTCCATCCCGCTGTCCCGGTGGTTCCTGATCACCGCGGGGTTCGGCGCGCTGTTCATGGTCGCGGCCAAGCGCTATTCGGAGGCCGTGCGGATGGCGGACGCGGGTGGCGCGACCCGGGCGCTGCTCACCTCGTACACCACCGGATATCTGCGCTTCGTCTGGCAGCTCGCGGCCGGGGTCGCCGTACTCGGCTACTGCCTCTGGGCGCTGGAGTCCGGGGACGCCGCCACCGTGAACGGTTCGCTGCTGCCCTGGCGCCAGCTCTCGATGATCGCCTTCACCCTGGGCGTGCTGCGTTACGCGGTCTTCGCGGACCGGGGCGCGGCCGGTGCCCCCGAGGAGGTCGTCCTGCGGGACCGGCCGCTGGCTGTCATCGGGCTGGTGTGGCTGGCGATGTACGGCATGGCCGTGGCGGGCGTCTGA
- a CDS encoding YihY/virulence factor BrkB family protein: MDWLTRIPVIGPLARRLMKTHAWRTYERLDRVHWTRLAAAITFISFLALFPLITVAAAVGAALLSDGQLKDLENRLADQVPGISDQLDIEGLVSNAGTIGLIAGALLLLTGISWIGSMRDCLRAVWELDDTDEGNPIVRKGKDALVLLGFGAVVLASFAASALGSTALGWSAEQLGIDRTGAGGVLLRVCALAIAVLADFLMLLYALTLLPAVQPPRRRLIVAALLGAVGFELLKLLLSGYISGIAARSMYGAFGVPVALLLWMNFTAKLLLYCASWTATGSASTDADAQEPARTGPSGEGGGGPDRAAASAG; encoded by the coding sequence ATGGACTGGCTGACCCGAATTCCCGTCATCGGACCGCTCGCGCGGCGCCTGATGAAGACCCACGCCTGGCGCACCTATGAGCGGCTCGACCGGGTGCACTGGACCCGGTTGGCCGCCGCGATCACATTCATCAGTTTCCTGGCGCTCTTCCCGCTGATCACCGTGGCCGCCGCGGTCGGCGCGGCACTGCTCAGCGACGGTCAGCTGAAGGACCTGGAGAACCGGCTCGCCGACCAGGTCCCGGGGATCTCCGACCAGCTCGACATCGAGGGCCTCGTCTCCAACGCCGGGACGATCGGGCTGATCGCGGGTGCCCTTCTGCTGCTCACCGGCATCAGCTGGATCGGCTCGATGCGCGACTGCCTGCGCGCGGTCTGGGAGCTGGACGACACCGACGAGGGCAACCCGATCGTGCGCAAGGGCAAGGACGCCCTGGTGCTGCTCGGCTTCGGCGCGGTGGTGCTCGCCTCGTTCGCCGCGTCCGCCCTCGGCTCCACCGCGCTGGGCTGGAGCGCCGAACAGCTGGGCATCGACCGCACCGGCGCGGGGGGCGTTCTGCTCCGCGTCTGCGCCCTCGCCATCGCCGTGCTCGCCGACTTTCTGATGCTGCTCTACGCCCTGACCCTGCTGCCCGCGGTGCAGCCGCCGCGCCGCAGGCTGATCGTCGCCGCGCTGCTCGGCGCCGTCGGCTTCGAACTGCTCAAACTGCTGCTCAGCGGGTACATCTCGGGCATCGCGGCCAGGTCGATGTACGGCGCCTTCGGGGTACCGGTGGCCCTGCTGCTGTGGATGAACTTCACCGCGAAACTGCTGCTGTACTGCGCGTCCTGGACGGCGACCGGAAGCGCGAGCACCGACGCCGACGCCCAGGAACCCGCTCGGACCGGTCCTAGCGGCGAGGGAGGCGGCGGACCAGATCGGGCAGCGGCCAGCGCCGGTTGA
- a CDS encoding TMEM175 family protein — MGVSGGTDGTADGAGSAYVESPARLIALSDGIYAIAMTLLVLDVSVPEGLDTAGFRHEMSEVWPKLAAYALSFGVLGAFWRDQRQILHRVRRVDTFTIRLTLAGLGAAALLPFPTSLLSEYGSEEPLAVSAYAATVALLSLLHLALFTSIWRRSHLQARPIPARLGRTVVTEQGAVALVCAASVVVAFTVAPQAALYTWLLTFPVKHAVRWRGRVAAHRT, encoded by the coding sequence ATGGGCGTGAGCGGTGGCACGGACGGTACTGCGGACGGTGCGGGGTCCGCGTATGTGGAGAGCCCGGCGCGGCTCATCGCGCTGTCCGACGGGATCTACGCGATCGCCATGACGCTCCTGGTGCTGGATGTCTCGGTGCCCGAGGGCCTGGATACGGCGGGCTTTCGGCACGAGATGAGCGAGGTATGGCCGAAGCTCGCCGCCTACGCGCTCAGTTTCGGCGTACTGGGCGCCTTCTGGCGCGACCAGCGCCAGATCCTGCACCGGGTACGGCGGGTCGACACCTTCACCATCCGGCTGACCCTGGCAGGCCTCGGCGCGGCGGCGCTGCTGCCGTTCCCCACCTCGCTGCTCTCCGAGTACGGCAGCGAGGAGCCCCTCGCGGTGTCCGCCTACGCGGCCACTGTCGCCCTGCTCAGCCTGCTGCACCTTGCGCTGTTCACCAGCATCTGGCGGCGCTCACACCTCCAGGCCCGTCCCATTCCCGCCCGGTTGGGCAGGACCGTCGTCACGGAGCAGGGCGCGGTCGCCTTGGTCTGCGCGGCGTCTGTGGTGGTGGCGTTCACCGTCGCCCCGCAAGCGGCTCTGTACACGTGGCTGCTGACGTTCCCGGTCAAGCACGCGGTCCGGTGGCGCGGCCGGGTAGCTGCCCACCGGACCTGA
- a CDS encoding metallophosphoesterase, whose translation MPVVLLVIVLVLALFGGVHWYVWRRLVRDTTMPGSAVRHIGTVAVVLLPLLSVGAMTSGRAGVPFWLQQVLAWPGYLWLAVLLYLTLALVVAEGVRPLLRRWLAHRADMGSADAGRVALPTAAEAPSVAVVAHGGGASVAAPLEPLDAGTAPKTPPAADPTDPADPADPAGSSGFSPFPSSGGVTRRLFVARVAGGAAAAVAAGTVGYGTYGVLRGPRVKRVTVPLAKLARGAHGYRIAVVSDVHLGPVLGRAHAQRIVDTINATQPDLVAVVGDLVDGSVADLGRAAEPLAQIEAPDGAFFVTGNHEYFSGADAWVDHVRELGLTPLRNDRVELAGFDLAGVDDVAGESEGKGPDFVRALGDRDRSRASVLLAHQPVVIHDAVRHGVDLQLSGHTHGGQLWPGNLIADAANPTLAGLERYGDTQLYVSRGAGAWGPPVRVGAPSDITVVELASRQA comes from the coding sequence ATGCCGGTGGTTCTGCTGGTGATCGTCTTGGTCCTCGCGCTGTTCGGCGGCGTGCACTGGTACGTGTGGCGGCGGTTGGTCCGCGACACGACCATGCCCGGAAGTGCCGTACGCCACATCGGCACCGTCGCCGTGGTACTGCTGCCGCTGCTCTCCGTGGGGGCGATGACCTCGGGGCGGGCGGGTGTGCCGTTCTGGCTCCAGCAGGTGCTCGCCTGGCCGGGCTATCTGTGGCTCGCGGTGCTGCTCTACCTGACGCTCGCCCTGGTGGTGGCCGAGGGCGTACGGCCGCTGCTGCGGCGCTGGCTCGCGCACAGGGCTGACATGGGGTCAGCGGATGCAGGCCGGGTGGCTCTGCCGACGGCAGCCGAGGCCCCGTCCGTCGCGGTGGTCGCCCACGGCGGCGGAGCCTCGGTCGCAGCACCTCTTGAGCCTCTCGACGCCGGTACGGCCCCGAAGACCCCTCCCGCGGCCGACCCCACCGACCCCGCCGACCCCGCCGACCCCGCGGGTTCGTCCGGGTTCTCCCCTTTCCCCTCCTCCGGGGGTGTGACACGACGGCTGTTCGTCGCCCGGGTCGCGGGCGGCGCGGCCGCGGCGGTCGCCGCCGGGACCGTCGGCTACGGGACGTACGGGGTGCTGCGTGGGCCCCGGGTGAAGAGGGTCACCGTGCCGCTCGCCAAGCTGGCGCGCGGGGCGCACGGCTACCGGATCGCGGTCGTCAGCGATGTCCACCTCGGGCCGGTGCTCGGCCGCGCCCATGCCCAGCGGATCGTGGACACGATCAACGCCACCCAGCCCGATCTGGTCGCCGTCGTCGGCGATCTGGTCGACGGCAGCGTGGCCGACCTCGGACGGGCCGCCGAGCCCCTGGCGCAGATCGAGGCACCCGACGGAGCCTTCTTCGTCACCGGCAACCACGAGTACTTCTCCGGCGCCGACGCATGGGTCGACCATGTCCGTGAGCTCGGCCTCACCCCGCTGCGCAACGACCGTGTCGAGCTGGCCGGCTTCGATCTCGCGGGCGTGGACGACGTCGCGGGCGAGAGCGAGGGCAAGGGGCCCGACTTCGTCCGTGCGCTCGGGGACCGCGACCGCAGCCGCGCCTCGGTGCTGCTCGCCCATCAGCCCGTCGTGATCCACGACGCCGTACGCCATGGAGTGGACCTCCAGCTCTCCGGTCACACCCACGGCGGCCAGCTGTGGCCCGGCAACCTGATCGCCGACGCCGCCAATCCGACCCTTGCCGGTCTGGAGCGCTACGGCGACACCCAGCTCTACGTCTCGCGCGGCGCGGGCGCCTGGGGTCCCCCGGTCCGGGTCGGCGCACCGTCCGACATCACCGTCGTGGAGCTGGCATCCCGCCAGGCCTGA